From the genome of Papaver somniferum cultivar HN1 chromosome 2, ASM357369v1, whole genome shotgun sequence, one region includes:
- the LOC113348986 gene encoding uncharacterized methyltransferase At2g41040, chloroplastic-like: MASASLHSINSFNHIGFPTYPSSSISTSTSLLVLTRKSPSKIRSTSSTVPLQTDLSIRKESASRNDSFSCPICFEPLTRKGPPGLNLPAIYRSAFKCQKCNKSYSSKDIYLDLTITNGSKDYTESYPTRTELFRNPLVSFLYERGWRQNFSRSGFPGPDEEFKMAQEYLKPAEGGLLVDVSCGSGLFSRKFAKSGTYSGVIALDFSENMLRQCYDLLIKDETISNPNLALVRADVSRLPFSSGSVDAVHAGAALHCWPSPSNAVAEISRILRSGGVFVGTTFLNFSFGNSASSQILKPFRQSLGLTNSTYNNFTEEEIEDLCTSCGLVNYTCKVQQSFIMFSAQKP; the protein is encoded by the exons ATGGCTTCCGCTTCACTGCACAGTATAAACTCATTCAATCATATAGGTTTCCCAACATACCCTTCCTCTTCTATTTCCACTTCCACTTCTCTATTAGTGCTCACCAGAAAGTCTCCCTCCAAAATTCGATCAACTTCTTCCACAGTTCCTCTGCAAACG GATTTAAGTATCCGAAAAGAGAGTGCGTCGAGAAATGATTCTTTCTCATGCCCAATTTGTTTTGAGCCACTAACAAGGAAGGGACCTCCGGGTTTAAACTT GCCAGCAATATATAGATCGGCTTTCAAGTGTCAGAAATGCAACAAGTCGTATTCCAGCAAAGATATCTACCTGGATCTCACCATTACAAATGGAAGCAAAGACTACACCGAGTCATATCCAACTAGGACAGAGCTATTTAG GAACccacttgtttcattcttgtacGAAAGAGGGTGGCGTCAAAATTTTAGCCGGAGTGGCTTTCCCGGGCCTGATGAAGAG TTCAAAATGGCTCAGGAGTACCTCAAGCCTGCAGAAGGTGGACTCCTTGTGGATGTCAGCTGCGGGAGTGGATTATTTTCGAGAAAATTTGCGAAATCTGGAACCTATTCTGGAGTTATTGCGTTGGATTTTTCTGAGAACATGCTTCGCCAATGTTATGATTTACTAATAAAAGATGAGACGATATCAAACCC CAATCTTGCACTTGTTAGGGCTGATGTCTCGAGGCTACCCTTCTCGTCAGGTTCAGTTGATGCTGTCCATGCTGGGGCAGCGTTGCACTGCTGGCCATCTCCTTCCAATGCA GTTGCTGAAATAAGTCGTATCTTGCGAAGCGGTGGAGTCTTTGTAGGAACCacatttttgaatttttcttttggcAATTCGGCTTCTTCTCAGATATTGAAACCCTTCAGACAG AGTTTGGGGCTGACAAATAGCACATATAACAATTTTACGGAGGAAGAGATAGAGGACTTGTGCACATCTTGTGGCCTTGTTAACTATACCTGTAAAGTACAGCAATCCTTCATCATGTTCTCTGCGCAGAAGCCTTGA
- the LOC113348987 gene encoding uncharacterized protein LOC113348987: MAVSTASIISSPSQRLFSRRSYSTCHSSPSVSNPFGTLPLRGYSLEKKGDALKITTKVSAAAVATQTEEETKKYQLPTWADFDLGRAPVFWKTMNGLPPTSGEKLTIFYNPMAKGLAPNEEFGVAFNGGFNQPIMCGGEPRSMLKKTRGKADPPFYTIKICVPKHAISLIFSFTNGSEWDGPYKIQFESLKVWRNRPLAFFNEGLAEELSRDGACEKAIFPDSDIVPTRCRMIGNLNVEGGDRCELNFVTGCTDPSSPEYNPLANVDDGSCPPYSDSESEE, encoded by the exons ATGGCTGTTTCAACTGCTTCAATTATCTCTTCCCCGTCGCAGCGTCTCTTCAGTCGCCGTTCTTATTCAACTTGCCACTCTAGCCCATCAGTTTCGAATCCTTTTG GTACTCTTCCATTGAGAGGGTATTCTCTTGAAAAGAAAGGAGATGCACTCAAGATAACCACCAAAGTCAGTGCCGCCGCTGTTGCAACCCAAACTGAAGAGGAAACTAAAAA GTATCAATTACCGACATGGGCAGACTTTGATCTAGGAAGAGCTCCTGTCTTCTGGAAGACCATGAATGGCCTTCCTCCTACCTCT GGTGAGAAGCTAACAATATTCTACAATCCCATGGCAAAAGGTTTGGCTCCAAATGAAGAGTTCGGGGTTGCATTTAATG GAGGTTTTAATCAGCCCATTATGTGTGGTGGTGAGCCGCGATCTATGCTCAAGAAGACTCGCGGCAAAGCTGATCCTCCATTTTACACCATCAAGATTTGTGTTCCTAAACATG CTATAAGCTTGATCTTCTCATTCACGAATGGAAGCGAGTGGGACGGACCGTACAAAATTCAGTTTGAGAGTCTTAAAGTATGGAGAAACAGGCCCCTGGCCTTCTTTAACGAG GGGTTGGCTGAAGAATTGAGCCGAGACGGTGCTTGTGAAAAAGCAATTTTCCCGGATTCCGATATTGTTCCTACTCGTTGTCGCATGATTGGTAATTTAAATGTTGAAGGG GGTGACCGCTGCGAGTTGAACTTTGTAACAGGATGCACGGACCCAAGTTCACCGGAATATAACCCGTTAGCAAATGTAGATGACGGATCTTGTCCGCCATATTCAGACTCAGAGTCAGAGGAATAG